The Mucilaginibacter mallensis genome has a segment encoding these proteins:
- a CDS encoding cytochrome-c peroxidase: MKKILLISILIVVVAVAAFFSLRAGKVSSEKAIEQNLLVQIDSFTNLKNQLLAAAESKDINEKQLQQLFRDTRLAYKRFEWAAEYYQPIATRFINGPPVKEVEIDGTTFNPAGLQVIENYLYPKYDKTKSKELITELKKLDDNITKYKVYFGNVDILNWQIFDATRQQIFRVQALGITDFDNPLLQNSLMESATSLESITKILTYYTNGSDTKLIEQLTAATNYLRKNNNFNSFNRAVFIADYGNPASISIANLIVALKIPVIRYNRLLNQDAKTLFDINAYNVNAYSTDPSFFITDKKVALGKRLFADPILSGTHTRSCQSCHQPEKAFTDGFTKNTVINSTVLLRRNTPTLINAALQPAQFYDLRAAMLEDQVLDVVANKQEMHGSIKQATALLYKDKEYMKLFHDAFPKIDTAGIPAYEVSNAIGSYIRSLVMLTSRFDEYMRGNKAAMNQSEINGFNLFMGKAKCATCHYMPLFNGTLPPKFIRIESEVIGVPRYAKSMEVDTDMGRYNLVRIDDYKHSFKITTVRNAAQTAPYMHNGVFTTLEQVVDFYNKGGGAGMGLKVDNQTLAADKLNLSPKECGELVAFIKSLDSKKM; the protein is encoded by the coding sequence TTGAAGAAGATCTTATTAATATCGATACTGATAGTTGTTGTTGCCGTTGCTGCTTTTTTCTCATTAAGAGCAGGAAAAGTATCGTCTGAAAAAGCTATCGAGCAAAATTTATTGGTACAAATTGACAGTTTTACTAATCTGAAAAACCAATTGCTTGCCGCTGCGGAAAGTAAGGATATTAACGAAAAGCAATTACAGCAATTATTTCGTGATACCAGGTTAGCATATAAGAGATTTGAATGGGCTGCTGAATATTATCAACCCATAGCCACCCGGTTTATAAACGGGCCGCCTGTAAAGGAAGTGGAAATAGATGGCACCACATTTAACCCGGCAGGGCTGCAGGTTATCGAAAATTATTTATATCCCAAATATGACAAAACAAAAAGCAAGGAGTTAATAACCGAGCTTAAAAAGCTTGATGACAATATAACAAAGTACAAAGTTTATTTTGGTAATGTTGATATACTGAACTGGCAGATATTTGATGCCACGAGGCAACAGATCTTCAGGGTGCAGGCATTGGGAATAACTGATTTTGATAATCCTTTATTGCAGAATAGCTTAATGGAATCGGCCACGAGCCTGGAAAGTATTACAAAAATATTAACCTATTACACTAATGGGAGCGACACAAAGCTTATTGAACAATTAACTGCTGCCACAAATTATTTAAGAAAGAACAACAATTTCAACTCATTTAACCGGGCAGTATTTATTGCAGATTATGGTAACCCTGCAAGTATCAGCATAGCCAATCTGATTGTTGCATTAAAGATCCCGGTTATAAGGTACAACCGCTTGTTGAACCAGGATGCCAAAACATTGTTTGATATCAATGCCTATAATGTAAATGCTTATTCAACTGATCCATCTTTTTTTATTACTGATAAAAAGGTAGCGTTAGGTAAAAGGCTTTTTGCTGATCCAATTTTATCGGGTACACATACCAGGAGCTGTCAGTCGTGCCATCAGCCTGAAAAAGCATTTACTGATGGCTTTACAAAAAATACAGTGATAAACAGCACTGTATTGCTCCGCAGAAATACACCAACACTAATAAATGCAGCCTTGCAACCGGCACAATTTTATGATCTGAGGGCAGCTATGTTGGAAGATCAGGTGCTGGACGTAGTGGCAAATAAGCAGGAAATGCATGGTTCTATAAAACAGGCAACGGCATTGTTATATAAAGATAAAGAATATATGAAGCTGTTTCATGATGCGTTCCCGAAGATAGATACGGCTGGTATACCGGCATATGAGGTTAGCAACGCCATCGGTTCATATATCCGTAGCCTGGTGATGCTTACCAGTCGTTTTGATGAGTATATGCGAGGTAATAAGGCGGCGATGAACCAAAGTGAAATAAATGGCTTTAACCTGTTTATGGGCAAGGCTAAATGTGCTACCTGCCATTATATGCCATTATTTAACGGTACGCTGCCCCCTAAATTCATAAGGATAGAATCGGAGGTTATTGGTGTGCCGCGGTATGCGAAGAGCATGGAGGTAGATACCGATATGGGGCGGTATAATTTAGTGAGGATTGATGATTATAAGCATTCGTTTAAAATAACAACCGTTCGTAATGCGGCCCAAACAGCGCCGTATATGCACAATGGCGTATTTACTACCTTAGAGCAGGTAGTTGATTTTTATAACAAAGGCGGTGGTGCAGGCATGGGTTTAAAGGTTGATAATCAAACCCTGGCAGCAGATAAACTAAACCTTAGTCCTAAGGAATGTGGTGAACTGGTGGCATTCATTAAGAGTTTAGATAGTAAGAAGATGTAG
- a CDS encoding mechanosensitive ion channel family protein, with translation MDNQLQSWSQQFPTWVWNVGIVILSLLLGFIIKAIITGILHFYKKQKDYSLFKSIITHLGRPLNIFVPLLTLNFMQSFLKLSPMYLTPLDRIIGILLIISFASLLISSIKIFEDYVYHQYDLNKDDNLRERKVRTQLIFIRKVIIIFIVLVTIAIILLSFDNVRKIGDGLLTGVGISSIIVGFAAQKSLSNFLAGFQIAFTQPIRIDDVLVVEGEWGRVEDITLTYVVLSIWDQRRLILPITYFIEKPFQNWTRSTSEILGTVFLYVDYTFPVESLRTELNRLLTTTQLWDKRVGKLQVTDSKEHTIELRILVSARNSSDAFDLRCYMRENLLKYISETLPLSLPQTRYQQNKTGLEKPDN, from the coding sequence ATGGATAACCAACTGCAATCCTGGTCGCAACAATTCCCCACATGGGTTTGGAATGTAGGCATAGTTATTCTTTCATTATTACTGGGTTTTATTATAAAAGCCATTATCACCGGTATTCTCCATTTCTATAAAAAACAGAAGGATTACTCCCTGTTCAAATCCATCATTACTCACTTAGGCCGGCCGTTAAATATATTTGTGCCGCTGCTTACGCTTAATTTCATGCAATCCTTCTTAAAATTAAGCCCGATGTACCTAACTCCTCTTGATCGGATCATCGGTATACTACTTATCATATCGTTTGCCAGCCTGCTCATCAGCAGCATCAAAATTTTTGAGGATTATGTATATCACCAATACGATCTTAATAAAGACGATAATCTAAGAGAACGCAAGGTTAGAACCCAGCTTATCTTCATCCGCAAAGTGATCATCATTTTCATAGTATTAGTAACCATTGCCATCATTTTGCTCAGCTTTGATAATGTCCGTAAAATTGGCGACGGGCTTTTAACCGGCGTAGGTATCAGCAGTATTATTGTAGGCTTTGCCGCGCAGAAATCATTGAGTAACTTTTTAGCAGGATTTCAGATTGCTTTTACACAACCCATACGCATTGATGATGTGCTGGTAGTTGAAGGCGAATGGGGCCGCGTGGAAGATATAACCCTAACCTATGTAGTACTTAGCATATGGGACCAGCGCCGGCTCATTTTGCCGATTACCTACTTTATTGAAAAGCCTTTCCAAAACTGGACGAGAAGCACCTCGGAAATTTTAGGGACCGTGTTTCTTTATGTCGATTATACCTTCCCTGTTGAAAGCTTAAGAACCGAACTTAACCGGTTATTGACAACCACTCAATTGTGGGACAAAAGAGTGGGGAAATTACAGGTAACCGACTCAAAAGAACATACCATTGAATTAAGGATATTGGTGAGTGCCCGCAATTCTTCTGATGCTTTTGATCTGCGTTGTTATATGCGCGAAAACCTGTTAAAGTATATTAGTGAAACCCTGCCGCTAAGCTTGCCGCAAACCCGTTATCAGCAAAATAAGACAGGACTAGAGAAACCCGATAATTAA
- a CDS encoding phospho-sugar mutase, with protein MQDLDPTILQKVNSWLQGSYDDDVKQQIQSLLDEKAYTELTDSFYRDLEFGTGGLRGTMGPGSNRINKYTIGAATQGLANYLKKKYPGEKVKVAIAHDSRNNADLFSTITAEVFSANDIHVYYFNALRPTPELSFAVRHFGCKSGVMLTASHNPKEYNGYKAYGADGGQFVSPDDKAVMDEVAAISSVDEIKFNRIDANIEEIGKEVDELYLSEITKLSVSPEAIQRQKDLKIVYSPIHGTGITLVPQALERFGFENVILVEEQITPDGNFPTVIYPNPEEKEALTLALKKAKEVDADLVLATDPDADRVGIAVKNTDNEFILLNGNQTGAMLINYLLSAWEEKGKLTGKEYIVKTIVTTNLIEQIAKAKNVTYYNTLTGFKYIGELMTKFQGKQTFIGGGEESYGYLIGELVRDKDAVVSSAFIAEMTAYYKDKGSSLFEALLDTYVQYGFYKEKLISLTKKGKTGAEEIKAMMETYRTNPPATLGGSKVITLKDYEKGIETDLTSNTTQPLEFPASDVLQFITEDGSIISARPSGTEPKIKFYCSVNGKLTDTAAYAETDKQLDEKISAIMKDLGV; from the coding sequence ATGCAGGATTTAGACCCAACCATTCTCCAAAAGGTAAATTCATGGCTTCAAGGAAGTTATGACGATGATGTTAAGCAACAAATTCAGAGTTTACTTGATGAGAAAGCCTACACTGAGCTAACTGATTCATTTTATCGTGATCTTGAATTTGGAACTGGCGGACTACGCGGAACAATGGGTCCGGGTTCAAACCGTATAAATAAATATACCATTGGTGCTGCCACACAAGGCCTGGCAAACTACCTGAAGAAGAAATACCCGGGCGAAAAAGTTAAAGTTGCCATAGCGCACGACAGCCGTAACAATGCTGATCTTTTCTCGACCATTACTGCTGAAGTATTTTCGGCAAATGATATACATGTTTACTATTTCAATGCCTTACGCCCTACTCCTGAGCTATCATTCGCGGTACGCCATTTTGGATGTAAAAGTGGTGTAATGCTAACTGCTTCACATAATCCAAAGGAGTATAACGGCTACAAAGCTTACGGAGCCGATGGCGGTCAGTTTGTATCACCTGATGATAAGGCTGTTATGGATGAAGTAGCAGCGATCAGCAGTGTTGATGAAATTAAATTCAATCGTATTGATGCCAATATTGAAGAAATAGGCAAGGAAGTAGATGAACTGTATTTAAGCGAGATAACCAAGCTTTCAGTTTCACCAGAAGCTATACAGCGCCAAAAGGACCTGAAAATTGTTTACTCCCCTATCCACGGAACGGGTATTACTTTAGTGCCGCAGGCATTGGAACGTTTCGGCTTTGAGAATGTGATCCTGGTTGAAGAACAGATCACCCCTGATGGCAATTTCCCTACGGTGATATATCCTAACCCCGAAGAAAAAGAAGCTTTAACACTGGCCCTTAAAAAGGCCAAGGAAGTGGATGCCGATCTGGTATTGGCAACCGACCCAGATGCTGACCGTGTAGGTATAGCCGTAAAAAATACTGATAACGAGTTTATACTGCTTAATGGCAATCAAACCGGCGCCATGCTTATCAATTATTTATTGAGCGCATGGGAAGAAAAAGGCAAGCTTACCGGTAAGGAATACATTGTTAAAACCATTGTAACCACCAACCTTATTGAGCAGATAGCCAAAGCCAAAAATGTCACCTATTACAACACCTTAACAGGCTTTAAATACATTGGCGAACTGATGACCAAATTTCAAGGTAAACAAACCTTTATAGGCGGCGGTGAAGAAAGCTATGGCTACCTGATAGGTGAACTGGTAAGGGATAAGGACGCGGTAGTTTCGAGCGCGTTTATTGCGGAAATGACTGCTTATTATAAGGACAAAGGCAGCAGCTTATTTGAGGCATTGCTTGATACCTATGTACAGTACGGTTTTTATAAAGAAAAACTTATCTCCCTTACCAAAAAAGGCAAAACAGGCGCCGAAGAGATCAAAGCGATGATGGAAACTTACAGAACCAATCCACCGGCAACGCTGGGCGGCTCAAAAGTGATCACGCTTAAAGATTATGAGAAAGGTATTGAAACCGACCTGACCAGCAATACAACCCAGCCTCTGGAATTCCCTGCATCTGATGTATTGCAGTTTATAACTGAAGATGGCAGCATTATCTCTGCCCGCCCATCAGGTACAGAGCCTAAGATCAAATTCTATTGCAGCGTTAACGGCAAACTGACCGATACCGCGGCTTATGCTGAAACTGATAAACAGCTTGACGAGAAGATCTCAGCTATTATGAAGGATCTCGGCGTATAA
- the acpA gene encoding acid phosphatase, producing the protein MKNKYNPFKSSFQLNTKQLATGSLSVLFLSLSFFSCHKSSTVKPTATGINQVNHVVVIYMENHSFDNLYGEFSGANGISNATPANSIQVDATGKAYTTLPPIPGTPVFPTNLPNAIFNIDQYVANDVITQDVLHRYYQEQMQIDGGKMDKYALYNSNSAGLSQGYYKTSLLPLLALAQKYTLCDNFYHSAFGGSFLNHQWLIASASPTFPNAPTGITAVVNSTTGAVISDGQVTPDGFVVNTSYSVNAPHPASVATANLVPNQTNPTIGDRLSAKSISWAWYSGGWDNALAGNPDPNFQFHHQPFIYYKNYADGTQAKKDHLKDETEFIAAAQAGTLPAVSFVKPLGTYNEHPGYSDVSLGETHAVQLVNDILNGPNGKDVVIIITYDENGGFWDHVAPPVIDKKWGPGTRVPAIIISPFAKQGYVDHTQYETVSILSFIEKRWGLTPLATRDQNATPLTNAFNF; encoded by the coding sequence ATGAAAAATAAGTACAATCCCTTTAAAAGCAGCTTTCAACTAAATACTAAACAACTGGCAACTGGCAGCCTTAGTGTTTTGTTTTTGAGCTTATCTTTTTTTAGCTGTCATAAATCCAGCACTGTTAAGCCAACAGCAACAGGTATAAACCAGGTAAATCACGTAGTGGTTATCTATATGGAAAACCACAGCTTTGATAACCTATATGGTGAGTTTTCAGGAGCCAATGGCATATCAAATGCAACACCGGCTAATTCTATACAGGTTGATGCTACTGGTAAAGCTTATACTACACTGCCTCCTATACCGGGCACGCCTGTATTCCCGACAAATTTGCCAAATGCAATTTTTAATATTGATCAATACGTAGCTAATGATGTTATTACACAGGATGTGTTGCACCGTTACTACCAGGAGCAAATGCAGATTGATGGTGGTAAAATGGATAAATATGCCTTATATAACAGCAACTCTGCAGGTTTATCGCAAGGTTATTATAAAACCAGCTTATTGCCGTTATTAGCTTTAGCTCAAAAATATACTTTGTGCGATAACTTTTATCACAGCGCTTTCGGCGGTTCATTCTTAAACCACCAATGGTTAATTGCTTCGGCAAGCCCAACTTTCCCTAATGCGCCTACCGGTATTACTGCAGTAGTTAACTCAACAACTGGTGCTGTAATAAGTGATGGCCAGGTTACACCTGATGGGTTTGTTGTTAATACCAGCTATTCAGTTAACGCGCCTCACCCGGCAAGCGTGGCTACTGCAAACCTGGTTCCTAACCAAACTAACCCAACTATTGGTGATAGGTTAAGCGCTAAGAGCATATCATGGGCCTGGTACTCAGGTGGCTGGGATAATGCACTGGCAGGTAACCCTGATCCAAACTTCCAGTTTCACCACCAGCCGTTCATCTACTACAAAAATTATGCAGATGGAACCCAGGCCAAAAAAGATCACTTAAAAGATGAAACCGAATTTATAGCTGCTGCCCAGGCCGGTACATTGCCTGCAGTATCATTTGTAAAACCATTGGGTACTTATAATGAGCACCCGGGTTATTCTGATGTATCATTAGGTGAAACTCATGCGGTTCAATTGGTAAATGACATACTTAACGGCCCGAATGGTAAAGACGTAGTTATCATTATCACTTATGATGAGAACGGTGGTTTCTGGGATCACGTAGCTCCTCCGGTTATCGACAAGAAATGGGGCCCAGGTACACGCGTTCCGGCTATCATCATCTCTCCGTTTGCAAAACAAGGTTATGTGGATCATACCCAATATGAAACTGTAAGTATCCTTTCATTTATCGAAAAAAGATGGGGCCTTACACCACTTGCAACACGTGATCAAAATGCTACACCGCTTACAAACGCGTTTAATTTTTAA